In a single window of the Flavivirga spongiicola genome:
- a CDS encoding ABC transporter ATP-binding protein yields MLQVKNICFRYKKQAVLENISFHVKAGDHVSIIGESGSGKSTLLKLLYGTYDLDEGHIFWNDSEILGPKHNLIIGPEFMKYVAQEFDLMPFITVSENIGAFLSNFFPEEKQERINELLDVVELNPFAKTKVKELSGGQKQRVALARAIAKQPEIILLDEPFSHIDNFKKQSLRRSLFKYLKEKNITCIVATHDKDDVLSFSDHMIVLHNTEVLANNTPKHLYDNPKNKLIASFFGEFNEINGEIVYANQLKTVDKSELKAIVKQSYYKGYFYLIEADLNGEIVFFEHGTQLKKGKTVFLNQA; encoded by the coding sequence ATGCTACAAGTAAAAAACATATGCTTTCGCTATAAAAAACAAGCGGTTCTAGAAAACATTAGCTTCCATGTAAAAGCAGGTGATCATGTTTCTATCATTGGTGAAAGTGGCTCAGGAAAAAGCACCCTTTTAAAGTTACTTTATGGCACTTACGATTTAGATGAAGGGCATATTTTTTGGAATGATTCTGAAATTTTAGGCCCTAAACATAATCTTATCATTGGTCCGGAATTCATGAAATATGTTGCCCAGGAATTCGACCTGATGCCTTTTATTACTGTCTCCGAAAATATTGGTGCTTTCCTCTCTAATTTCTTCCCAGAAGAAAAACAAGAGCGCATTAACGAATTATTAGATGTTGTTGAATTAAATCCTTTTGCAAAAACGAAAGTTAAAGAATTAAGTGGTGGCCAAAAGCAACGTGTTGCTCTGGCAAGAGCCATTGCCAAACAACCTGAAATCATTTTATTGGACGAACCTTTTAGCCATATTGACAACTTTAAAAAACAGTCCTTACGCAGAAGCTTATTTAAGTATTTAAAAGAAAAGAACATTACCTGTATTGTTGCTACGCATGATAAAGATGATGTTTTGTCTTTTTCTGATCATATGATTGTATTACATAACACTGAAGTTTTAGCCAATAACACACCTAAACATTTATACGATAATCCAAAAAACAAGTTGATAGCTTCTTTCTTTGGAGAGTTTAATGAAATAAATGGTGAGATTGTTTATGCTAATCAGTTAAAAACTGTTGATAAATCAGAATTAAAAGCCATAGTAAAACAATCATATTATAAAGGGTATTTCTATTTAATTGAAGCTGATTTAAATGGTGAAATCGTGTTTTTTGAGCATGGTACACAACTTAAAAAAGGAAAAACTGTGTTTTTAAATCAGGCCTGA
- the mscL gene encoding large-conductance mechanosensitive channel protein MscL, which yields MLKEFKDFAMKGNLVDIAVGFVMGAAFNKVVASFTGGIVSPLIGLIFNADFKDLKYVLKEGVANADGVIEGEVSVLWGAFLTNVIDFIIVAFVMFMIVKAVNKMKKKEEPAPEAPKGPSQEDLLTEIRDLLKK from the coding sequence ATGCTTAAAGAATTCAAAGACTTTGCAATGAAAGGCAATTTAGTCGATATTGCTGTCGGTTTTGTAATGGGTGCTGCTTTTAACAAGGTAGTTGCTTCATTTACAGGAGGTATTGTATCTCCATTAATTGGGTTAATATTCAATGCCGATTTCAAGGATCTAAAATATGTCCTTAAAGAAGGGGTTGCGAATGCCGATGGTGTTATAGAAGGTGAAGTATCTGTACTTTGGGGGGCTTTCTTAACCAATGTCATTGACTTTATTATTGTGGCATTTGTGATGTTCATGATTGTTAAAGCAGTAAACAAAATGAAGAAAAAAGAAGAACCTGCTCCTGAAGCGCCTAAAGGGCCATCGCAAGAAGATTTACTTACTGAAATAAGAGACTTGCTTAAAAAATAA
- a CDS encoding WYL domain-containing protein: MASNKNALIRYKTIDKCLQNNFRQWTLGDLIEAVSDALYEYEGKDIDVSKRTVQLDLQMMRSDKLGYNAPIVVYNRKFYKYDDENYSITNSPISNQDLTKLSEAVSFLKQFQGFSHFAELGSMVQKLEDHVYTQKTQEKSLIDFEKNENLKGLEFLDELYQFILKKQAIEITYQSFKARQESTFTYHPYLLKEFRNRWFIIGKRKKNEGLMNLALDRIISIKRSEKAFVFDTGFNSEIYYKNAIGVSVSPNLEPETVLLYVNHKHAPYVLTKPFHHSQKEVSRDNYGVTISLEVQLNFELEKEILGLGEGVKVIAPERLKRNIKERLYDAVDAYETEISDKNLRTIAKRLEYKGFGILNHVYSKRDIRKLKTRFDTYIKQNEEQVFGMREVLLKIPELKDILFNKNFRKLIKSIDKEVFLTKAIYFDKSPKDNWYVTWHQDIPINVAEKIETNGFSCWTNKKGVISVRPPEVVSKNTFSMRIHLDDTTVKNGALKVIPGSHNKGLNDAEIKLITANSIPFVSEIGSGGVQLLKPLLLHASSETTVQKRRRVLHLEFSSIELPNGLQYAEKEVL, translated from the coding sequence ATGGCTTCTAACAAAAATGCATTAATTCGTTACAAAACCATAGATAAATGCCTTCAAAATAACTTTAGACAATGGACGCTTGGCGATTTGATTGAAGCTGTTTCTGATGCACTCTATGAATATGAAGGAAAAGATATAGACGTGAGTAAGCGAACAGTACAGCTGGACTTGCAAATGATGCGCAGTGATAAGTTAGGATACAATGCGCCAATTGTAGTTTATAATAGAAAATTTTATAAGTATGATGATGAAAATTATAGCATCACGAATAGCCCTATTTCTAATCAGGATTTAACCAAACTATCGGAAGCTGTTTCGTTTTTAAAACAATTTCAGGGCTTTTCTCATTTTGCTGAATTGGGAAGTATGGTACAGAAACTAGAAGATCATGTTTATACTCAAAAAACACAGGAAAAATCTTTGATTGACTTTGAGAAGAATGAAAATTTAAAAGGTTTAGAGTTTTTAGATGAACTCTATCAATTTATATTAAAAAAACAAGCGATAGAAATCACTTATCAGTCATTTAAAGCACGACAGGAAAGCACATTTACTTACCATCCATACTTATTAAAAGAATTTAGAAATCGCTGGTTTATAATTGGTAAGCGCAAAAAAAATGAAGGTTTAATGAATTTGGCTTTAGACCGAATCATTTCAATCAAACGAAGTGAAAAAGCCTTTGTTTTTGATACTGGTTTTAATTCTGAAATCTACTATAAAAATGCCATTGGAGTTTCAGTAAGCCCCAATTTAGAACCCGAAACAGTTTTGCTTTATGTGAATCATAAACATGCACCTTATGTGCTTACGAAACCTTTTCACCATTCCCAAAAGGAGGTGAGTCGAGATAATTATGGTGTCACAATTTCTTTAGAGGTTCAGTTGAATTTTGAATTGGAGAAAGAAATACTAGGTTTAGGTGAAGGCGTGAAAGTGATTGCTCCCGAACGTTTAAAACGAAACATTAAAGAGCGGCTATATGACGCTGTAGACGCCTATGAAACTGAAATTAGTGACAAAAACCTGAGAACGATTGCAAAGCGATTAGAGTATAAAGGTTTTGGGATCTTAAACCATGTGTATTCAAAACGAGATATCAGAAAACTTAAAACCAGATTTGATACTTATATTAAACAAAATGAAGAACAGGTTTTCGGCATGCGTGAAGTACTTTTAAAGATACCAGAATTAAAAGACATTTTATTCAATAAAAACTTCAGAAAACTAATAAAATCGATTGATAAAGAGGTGTTTTTAACGAAAGCTATTTATTTTGATAAATCGCCTAAAGATAATTGGTATGTTACATGGCATCAGGATATCCCGATTAATGTTGCAGAGAAAATAGAAACTAATGGTTTTAGTTGCTGGACTAATAAAAAGGGTGTGATTAGTGTGCGACCACCAGAAGTGGTTTCTAAAAACACATTTTCAATGCGTATTCATTTAGATGATACTACTGTAAAAAATGGTGCGCTAAAAGTCATTCCAGGCTCACATAATAAAGGATTAAATGATGCCGAAATCAAGTTGATAACAGCTAACTCCATTCCTTTTGTTAGTGAGATAGGTTCTGGAGGTGTTCAATTATTAAAACCGTTATTACTACATGCTTCCTCTGAGACTACAGTTCAGAAAAGACGACGTGTATTACATTTAGAGTTCTCCTCAATTGAATTGCCAAATGGATTGCAGTATGCCGAAAAAGAAGTATTGTGA
- a CDS encoding tetratricopeptide repeat protein codes for MDTHLLNNYVLKAIDAYPYDLEETVENLNYALSYESNNAYALFLMGKLQAEKIGDFEIAKLYFAEALASKMDFQKVYPKYIQTLLWNDDLDEAQKLIDFALTVKGIDKGAIWDKQGQLFEIKEAYKAAIKAYKKAKTFGYNDSFISYINNEISRIKDKVKPKKNTSKKKKCKKKKK; via the coding sequence ATGGACACACATTTGTTAAACAACTATGTGCTAAAAGCCATCGATGCTTATCCATACGATTTAGAAGAAACAGTAGAAAATTTAAACTACGCCTTATCATACGAATCCAATAATGCTTACGCACTTTTCTTAATGGGGAAATTACAAGCTGAAAAAATTGGAGATTTTGAAATAGCAAAGTTGTATTTCGCTGAAGCTTTGGCATCAAAAATGGATTTTCAAAAGGTATATCCAAAATATATTCAAACCCTATTATGGAATGACGATCTGGATGAAGCTCAAAAATTAATAGACTTTGCATTAACCGTAAAAGGCATAGATAAAGGTGCTATTTGGGACAAACAAGGTCAGCTTTTTGAAATAAAAGAAGCATACAAAGCCGCTATAAAAGCATATAAAAAAGCAAAAACATTTGGGTATAACGACTCTTTTATAAGCTATATCAATAATGAAATTAGCAGAATAAAAGACAAAGTAAAGCCAAAGAAAAACACTTCTAAGAAAAAGAAGTGCAAGAAGAAAAAAAAGTAA
- a CDS encoding prolyl oligopeptidase family serine peptidase — protein MKKTITNLLILLILVACKKNNVEKKAVLVNYPETKVVDTIDTYFNVEVKDPYRWLEDDKSPETEAWVKTQNKTTYGYLDNIPFRSELKERLSSLWNYEKISAPFVEGDYTYFSKNDGLQNQSVIHRKKNNGEPEVFLDPNTFSKDGTVSLGGTSFSKDGSILAYSISEGGSDWRKILVMNTETKEIIEDTLIDVKFTQISWYKNEGFYYSSYDKPEGSELSAKTDQHKVYYHKLGTLQKEDVLIFGGTKEEKHRYIYANVTEDDNYLVIAPRVSTSGNKLYIKDLSVPNSKLITVLDHTDSDTNIIENEGSKLFLVTNLNAPNKKIVTVDASNPTPENWVDLIPETKHVLSPSTSGGYFFTEYMVDAISKVMQYDYSGKLIRDIKLPGAGNANGFGSKKEEKADYYSFTNYNTPSSIYKLNIETGESELYWKPSIEFNSDDYESNQVFYTSKDGTKVPMIITHKKGIELNGKNPTILFGYGGFNISLNPSFSITNAVWMEQGGILAVPNLRGGGEYGKAWHDAGTKLQKQNVFDDFITAGEYLIENKYTSSDYLAIRGGSNGGLLVGATMTQRPDLAKVALPAVGVLDMLRYHTFTAGAGWAYDYGTAEQNKEMFEYLIGYSPVHNVKAGVQYPATLVTTGDHDDRVVPAHSFKFAAELQSKQTGHNPTLIRIETDAGHGAGTPVSKTIEQYADIFGFTLYNMGFEVLPTKTKEKIKG, from the coding sequence ATGAAAAAAACAATAACAAACCTTTTAATCCTCTTAATATTAGTGGCTTGTAAAAAAAATAACGTAGAAAAAAAAGCTGTACTTGTGAATTACCCTGAAACAAAGGTTGTAGATACTATAGACACCTATTTTAATGTAGAAGTAAAAGATCCATATCGTTGGTTAGAAGACGACAAAAGCCCTGAAACTGAAGCTTGGGTTAAAACACAAAACAAAACAACATATGGCTATTTAGATAATATTCCGTTTAGAAGTGAACTAAAGGAACGTCTTTCAAGTTTATGGAATTATGAAAAAATTAGTGCCCCTTTTGTTGAGGGCGATTACACTTACTTTTCTAAAAATGACGGTTTACAAAACCAAAGTGTGATACATAGAAAAAAAAACAATGGTGAACCTGAAGTCTTTTTAGATCCTAATACTTTTTCTAAAGATGGCACGGTATCTTTAGGAGGCACCAGTTTTTCAAAAGACGGCAGCATTTTAGCGTATTCTATTTCGGAAGGTGGCAGTGATTGGAGAAAAATTCTTGTCATGAATACTGAAACCAAAGAAATCATAGAAGACACACTTATAGATGTGAAATTCACCCAAATATCCTGGTATAAAAATGAAGGTTTTTACTATTCCAGCTACGATAAACCAGAAGGCAGTGAACTTTCAGCAAAAACAGATCAGCACAAAGTATACTACCATAAATTAGGCACGCTGCAAAAAGAAGATGTTTTGATTTTTGGAGGTACCAAGGAAGAGAAACATCGCTATATATATGCGAATGTCACCGAAGATGATAATTATTTAGTTATTGCACCTCGTGTCTCTACCTCTGGAAATAAATTGTATATAAAAGACCTTTCCGTTCCTAACAGCAAATTAATTACTGTTCTAGATCATACAGACAGTGACACCAATATCATTGAGAATGAAGGCAGCAAATTATTTCTGGTCACCAATCTTAATGCGCCAAATAAAAAAATAGTTACTGTTGATGCTTCCAATCCAACTCCGGAAAATTGGGTGGATCTCATTCCAGAAACTAAACATGTCTTAAGCCCATCAACAAGTGGAGGATACTTTTTTACTGAATATATGGTTGACGCCATTTCTAAAGTAATGCAATATGACTATAGCGGTAAATTAATTAGAGATATCAAATTACCTGGGGCTGGAAACGCGAATGGTTTTGGTAGTAAAAAAGAAGAAAAAGCAGATTATTATTCTTTTACAAACTACAACACACCTTCTAGTATTTATAAATTGAATATTGAAACAGGCGAATCTGAATTGTATTGGAAGCCTTCTATAGAGTTTAATAGTGACGATTATGAAAGTAATCAGGTATTCTACACATCAAAAGATGGCACTAAAGTTCCTATGATAATTACTCATAAAAAGGGTATCGAGTTAAATGGCAAAAACCCGACCATATTGTTTGGTTATGGCGGATTCAACATTAGCTTAAATCCCTCATTTAGTATTACCAATGCCGTTTGGATGGAACAAGGTGGTATTCTAGCAGTTCCAAATCTTCGTGGTGGTGGTGAATATGGCAAGGCGTGGCATGATGCAGGAACCAAACTGCAAAAGCAAAATGTATTTGACGATTTTATTACCGCAGGCGAATATCTCATTGAAAATAAGTATACATCTTCCGATTATTTGGCTATAAGAGGCGGCTCTAATGGCGGCTTATTAGTCGGAGCCACGATGACCCAACGTCCAGATTTAGCTAAAGTGGCTTTACCAGCTGTTGGCGTACTAGACATGCTTCGCTACCATACCTTTACCGCTGGTGCTGGTTGGGCTTATGATTATGGAACAGCAGAACAAAACAAAGAGATGTTCGAATACTTAATAGGATATTCACCGGTGCATAATGTAAAAGCAGGTGTACAATACCCCGCAACATTAGTAACTACAGGAGACCATGATGATCGTGTTGTCCCTGCACATAGTTTTAAATTTGCTGCCGAATTACAAAGTAAACAAACAGGTCATAATCCTACTTTAATACGTATTGAAACCGATGCTGGTCATGGCGCCGGAACACCTGTTAGCAAAACGATTGAGCAATATGCCGATATTTTTGGTTTTACTTTATACAATATGGGCTTTGAAGTGTTACCGACAAAAACTAAAGAGAAAATAAAAGGATAA
- a CDS encoding thymidine kinase gives MFLENTVNHKEQFGWIEVICGSMFSGKTEELIRRLKRAQFARQKVEIFKPAVDVRYNEEMVISHDANEIRSTPVPAAANIPILADGCDVIGIDEAQFFDDEIVRVCNDLANKGVRVIVAGLDMDFKGNPFGPMPFLMATADYVTKVHAVCTRTGNLAQYSYRKAKSDNLVFLGEVDEYEPLSRAAYYKAMMRDKVRNMKVNDAEEVTSKPNNT, from the coding sequence ATGTTTCTTGAAAATACAGTAAATCATAAAGAACAATTTGGATGGATTGAAGTTATCTGTGGTTCCATGTTTTCCGGAAAAACAGAAGAATTAATCCGCAGGCTTAAGCGTGCGCAATTTGCAAGACAAAAAGTAGAAATTTTTAAACCTGCTGTGGATGTCCGTTACAACGAAGAAATGGTGATCTCTCACGACGCTAACGAAATTCGTTCAACACCTGTTCCTGCTGCTGCTAACATCCCTATTTTGGCTGATGGTTGCGATGTTATTGGTATAGATGAAGCTCAATTTTTTGATGATGAAATTGTACGCGTTTGTAACGATTTAGCAAATAAAGGTGTTCGGGTTATTGTTGCCGGACTTGATATGGACTTTAAAGGAAACCCTTTCGGACCTATGCCCTTTTTAATGGCAACCGCAGATTATGTTACAAAAGTACATGCCGTTTGTACTAGAACTGGTAATTTAGCTCAATACAGTTATCGCAAAGCTAAAAGTGACAATTTAGTGTTTCTTGGTGAAGTTGATGAATACGAACCCTTAAGTAGGGCTGCTTATTACAAAGCCATGATGCGTGATAAAGTTAGAAATATGAAGGTAAACGATGCCGAAGAAGTGACTTCTAAACCCAATAATACCTGA
- a CDS encoding slipin family protein: protein MKKVRIHAGFVGLVFKNGNYARVITAGKHWIRFSERVIKYDLTVPFQAPKALEILLKDQALSEMLIVIEVKDNEIVLVYENSNFKRLLTAGRYTFWNSLIDYKFETADLGKIDIIEDISKALFNNIQLRPYIRVFEVAAYEKAIMVVDDEFVKTLEHGTYHFWKNEQTIKIVKADMRQLQLEIAGQELLTKDKATVRINFYAQYKVTDIETALMRNKDYEKQLYITLQLALRAFVGAYTLDELLEQKETIAEAVLKDVKMQATKLGVNVLHTGMRDVILPGDMKDIMNQVLIAHKKAQANVVTRREETASTRSLLNTAKLMEDNTMLFKLKEMEYVEKIADKIGEITVAGNGNVIEQLKDIFSVNK from the coding sequence ATGAAAAAAGTAAGAATTCATGCAGGTTTTGTAGGTTTAGTGTTTAAAAATGGTAATTACGCTCGTGTTATTACCGCTGGAAAACATTGGATAAGATTTAGTGAGCGCGTTATAAAATATGACTTGACCGTTCCATTTCAAGCACCAAAGGCATTAGAGATCTTACTTAAAGATCAAGCTTTGTCCGAAATGTTAATCGTCATCGAAGTAAAAGATAATGAGATTGTTTTGGTTTACGAAAACAGTAACTTCAAACGCTTATTGACCGCTGGTCGCTATACCTTTTGGAATAGCTTGATTGATTATAAATTTGAGACTGCCGATTTGGGCAAAATTGACATCATCGAAGATATTAGCAAAGCATTGTTTAACAACATACAATTGCGTCCATATATTCGTGTATTTGAAGTTGCAGCTTACGAAAAAGCTATCATGGTTGTCGACGACGAGTTCGTTAAAACCCTTGAACATGGCACATATCATTTCTGGAAAAACGAGCAAACCATTAAAATAGTGAAAGCAGATATGCGTCAATTGCAATTAGAAATAGCTGGTCAGGAATTGTTAACTAAAGACAAAGCAACCGTTCGTATTAACTTTTATGCACAATACAAAGTCACAGATATTGAAACAGCTTTGATGCGAAACAAAGATTACGAAAAGCAATTATACATCACATTGCAATTAGCATTACGAGCATTTGTAGGCGCTTACACATTGGATGAATTGTTAGAGCAAAAAGAAACCATTGCTGAAGCAGTTTTAAAAGATGTAAAAATGCAAGCAACCAAATTAGGTGTTAATGTATTACACACAGGTATGCGAGATGTCATTTTACCAGGCGACATGAAAGATATCATGAACCAAGTATTGATCGCACACAAAAAAGCGCAAGCCAATGTGGTAACAAGACGTGAAGAAACAGCTTCTACAAGAAGCTTATTAAATACTGCAAAATTAATGGAAGACAACACCATGTTGTTCAAATTGAAAGAGATGGAATATGTTGAGAAAATTGCCGACAAAATTGGAGAAATTACAGTTGCTGGGAACGGCAATGTGATTGAACAGTTAAAAGATATTTTCTCTGTGAATAAATAG
- a CDS encoding aspartate-semialdehyde dehydrogenase — translation MKVAVVGATGMVGEVMLKVLEERNFPVTELLLVASERSVGKKLTFKNNEYTVIGLADAVAAKPQIAIFSAGGDTSVEWAPKFAEAGTTVVDNSSAWRMDPTKKLVVPEINASELTKEDKIIANPNCSTIQMVMALAPLHEKYKMKRVVVSTYQSVSGTGVKAVKQLENEIAGIDGEMAYPYPIGRNALPHCDVFLENGYTKEEMKLAREPQKIFNDRTFSVTATAVRIPTAGGHSESVNVEFENDFDVADVRKMLHETSGVIVQDNTDTNTYPMPIYAHDKDEVFVGRIRRDETQPNTLNMWIVSDNLRKGAATNTIQIAEYLVENDLV, via the coding sequence ATGAAAGTAGCAGTTGTTGGGGCCACTGGGATGGTTGGCGAAGTGATGCTTAAGGTGTTAGAGGAGCGTAATTTTCCTGTAACAGAATTATTACTTGTAGCATCAGAACGTTCGGTTGGAAAAAAATTAACTTTTAAAAATAACGAATATACCGTTATTGGTTTAGCGGATGCAGTAGCAGCAAAACCTCAGATTGCTATTTTTTCTGCAGGAGGGGACACCTCTGTAGAATGGGCACCTAAATTTGCAGAAGCTGGCACTACGGTGGTTGATAATTCTTCGGCATGGAGAATGGATCCTACCAAAAAACTGGTCGTTCCAGAAATAAATGCTAGTGAATTAACCAAAGAAGATAAAATTATTGCCAACCCAAATTGCTCTACCATACAAATGGTCATGGCATTAGCGCCACTGCATGAAAAATATAAAATGAAACGTGTTGTGGTTTCCACCTATCAATCGGTTTCCGGTACTGGTGTAAAAGCTGTAAAACAATTAGAAAATGAAATTGCTGGGATTGATGGTGAAATGGCATACCCTTATCCTATTGGTAGAAATGCCTTACCACATTGCGACGTTTTTTTAGAAAATGGTTATACCAAAGAAGAAATGAAATTGGCTCGCGAGCCTCAAAAAATATTTAATGACAGGACTTTTTCTGTTACAGCAACAGCCGTTAGAATTCCAACTGCTGGTGGACATTCTGAATCTGTAAATGTAGAGTTTGAAAATGATTTTGATGTAGCAGATGTTCGTAAAATGCTTCACGAAACGTCTGGTGTTATTGTACAGGACAACACAGATACCAACACTTACCCAATGCCTATTTATGCACATGATAAAGATGAGGTTTTTGTAGGTAGAATTCGTAGAGATGAAACTCAACCAAACACATTAAACATGTGGATTGTTTCCGATAATTTGCGTAAAGGAGCGGCAACAAATACTATTCAAATAGCTGAATATTTGGTTGAAAATGATTTAGTGTAG
- a CDS encoding M28 family metallopeptidase produces the protein MKKKIFFLLLNVVCFSVFSQVEITENELKDHILFLTSEVNGGRYPGGKANKRVVKYIEGEFKKIGVIPIKKKYKQPFKAALRVEKGIDKKPIVKTCNVIGFIEGSDPILKNEYIVLGAHYDHLGLGGPSSKSDKKNTIHYGADDNASGTAALLEIAEKIASQQQQLKRSVLFIAFGAEEQGLLGSKYFVENPLVPISQIKLMINMDMVGRLNDQKQVYMGGAGTFPDGVNFMSELGKSLGLNPVVHAGSVGGSDHVSFYKKEISVLGMHTGGHPQYHTPEDTIDLINIKGEKQVCEYIYKTIMKLAATTYKMTFIKQD, from the coding sequence ATGAAAAAAAAGATTTTCTTTCTACTATTAAATGTTGTTTGTTTTAGTGTATTTTCTCAAGTAGAAATAACAGAAAACGAACTAAAAGACCATATATTATTTTTAACCTCAGAAGTAAATGGAGGAAGATATCCAGGAGGCAAAGCGAACAAACGGGTTGTAAAATATATAGAAGGCGAATTTAAAAAAATCGGTGTTATCCCCATTAAAAAGAAGTATAAACAACCCTTTAAAGCGGCATTGCGTGTAGAAAAAGGAATTGATAAGAAACCCATTGTAAAAACATGTAATGTTATTGGCTTTATTGAAGGGAGCGATCCTATTTTAAAAAATGAATATATTGTCCTAGGAGCTCATTACGATCATTTAGGCCTCGGAGGGCCATCGTCTAAATCGGATAAAAAAAACACGATACATTATGGAGCTGACGATAATGCCAGTGGTACTGCTGCATTATTAGAAATAGCCGAAAAAATAGCATCTCAACAACAACAATTAAAACGAAGTGTTTTGTTTATTGCTTTTGGAGCTGAAGAACAAGGCTTATTAGGAAGTAAATATTTTGTAGAAAATCCATTAGTCCCTATATCTCAAATTAAATTAATGATTAATATGGATATGGTTGGAAGATTAAATGACCAAAAACAGGTTTATATGGGAGGTGCAGGCACATTTCCTGATGGCGTAAATTTTATGTCAGAATTAGGAAAGTCGTTAGGTTTAAACCCTGTAGTACATGCAGGTTCTGTTGGCGGATCTGATCATGTGTCTTTTTATAAAAAAGAAATTTCTGTTTTAGGGATGCACACTGGTGGACATCCACAATATCATACTCCTGAAGACACCATCGATTTAATAAATATTAAAGGCGAAAAACAGGTTTGCGAATATATTTATAAAACCATTATGAAACTTGCTGCCACGACTTATAAGATGACATTTATTAAGCAAGATTGA
- the alr gene encoding alanine racemase — MPKAQETVLEIDLIALKHNFEYLKSKLQNNTKFLAVVKAFGYGSDACEIASYLQTLGADYFAVAYINEGVALRKSGITKPILVLHPQAVNLKTLITYSLEPSLYNAKILKEFISIASVEKQKDYPIHIKFNTGLNRLGFWENDVDHIVSEINKTDAVKVTSIFSHLAASEDLNEKEFTLGQIKNFNTISKNLIDKLTYRPMLHMCNTSGILNYPEAHFDMVRGGIGLYGFGNSDKENKNLIPIATLKTIISQIHNIEKGESVGYNRAFKSNSFLKTATLPIGHADGIGRQYGNGKGFVTINGQKAPIVGNVCMDMIMVNITNIECKEGDEAIIFGQDNTAEQLAKTTNTISYELITFVSQRVKRLFLK; from the coding sequence ATGCCTAAAGCGCAAGAAACTGTACTTGAAATTGATTTAATAGCCCTTAAACATAATTTTGAGTATCTAAAGTCTAAACTCCAGAACAATACCAAGTTTTTAGCTGTTGTTAAGGCTTTTGGCTATGGAAGTGATGCCTGTGAAATTGCAAGTTACTTACAGACATTAGGAGCTGATTATTTTGCCGTAGCATACATAAATGAAGGTGTAGCATTGCGTAAATCTGGAATTACAAAACCTATTTTGGTATTACATCCGCAAGCAGTAAATTTAAAAACATTAATAACATATTCCTTAGAACCTAGTTTATATAACGCGAAAATCTTAAAGGAATTTATTAGCATCGCTTCAGTTGAAAAACAAAAAGATTACCCTATTCATATAAAATTCAATACAGGTTTAAACCGACTTGGCTTTTGGGAAAATGACGTTGATCATATTGTTTCAGAAATAAACAAAACAGACGCTGTAAAAGTAACATCTATCTTTTCTCATTTAGCAGCTAGTGAAGATTTAAATGAAAAAGAATTCACTTTAGGTCAAATTAAAAACTTTAATACTATTTCTAAAAATCTAATTGACAAACTTACTTATAGACCTATGCTTCACATGTGCAATACTTCGGGGATATTAAATTACCCCGAGGCACATTTTGATATGGTTAGAGGTGGCATAGGGCTTTATGGGTTTGGAAATTCTGACAAAGAAAACAAAAACTTAATACCTATTGCTACTTTAAAAACGATCATTTCTCAAATTCATAACATTGAAAAAGGGGAATCTGTCGGATATAACAGAGCTTTTAAATCTAATTCGTTTTTAAAAACAGCGACACTTCCTATTGGTCATGCAGATGGTATTGGTAGGCAATACGGAAATGGAAAAGGCTTTGTTACTATAAATGGGCAAAAAGCTCCTATTGTTGGCAATGTTTGTATGGATATGATTATGGTTAACATTACCAATATAGAATGTAAAGAAGGGGATGAGGCTATTATTTTTGGGCAAGATAATACTGCAGAGCAATTAGCAAAAACAACAAATACTATTTCTTACGAACTGATAACCTTTGTTTCTCAACGAGTTAAACGCCTTTTTTTAAAATAA